CTGCCTCATTCTCGTCACTCCATATCTCGCATGTACTGCCACAGAACACACACCTTATCTCCTCTGGATATGGGCTTCTTATCTCTCTACTCCCTGGACAGCTTTCCCTCAACATCTTATATATATTTTAACATTTCCAGAGGATATAGGTATGAGCTAAATCATAGTGATTGCCCCTATTCGGGTATTGTCATGAAAAGGTAAACGGATGCAATGCTGAATATAAAAGGCATGCTCCATGCAGACACAAATGCAGGCAGAATCCCTGCGTACCCTAAGGAAAGTGCCATTGTGAAGCCAAACCAGTAAAGAAGGCTTATGAGGACTCCAATGGCACTGCTCAGGAGCCCATGAAGCCCTCTTCTTACTGAAAAGGATATGCCGATTACGAGCATGAAAAGGTTAATCAGAGGATAAGAGAGCTTTGAGTTCATGTCCACGGTGAGCTTGGTATTTTTAATGCCTGCCGCATTTAGTTTTCTTACATATCGTATGTGCTCTACGATTGCCATCTCCTCGGGCTTTTTGATTTCTTTCATAAGAGACTTCGGAGACTCAAGATATGGATACCTCATCGAAGAAATCCTACGGGTAGATGCATCGGAAATGTCAAAGACCCTGACATCCTTCAAAATCCACGAGCCTGACTCATAGATAGCCTCCTCTGCCTCTATCCTCTGCTTGAGAGAGCCTTCTTTGATTTTAAATATACTTATGCCCTTTGTTAATTCCCTTTCAGGCAGATAAAGGTTCATTCTGACGATTGAGCCATCCTCTCCTCTGAGCCATACGGTTCCTTCCTTGAAAAGGGGTTGTAATGTCTTTGCCTTAGATACCTTAATGTCCTTTGCCTTTTTTAAAGAGGCAGGAACGATGAACTCGCTTAAGCCAAACCCTATAAGACTCAAAAGGACACCAACGAATATAAATGGAAGAAGGAGTTTTTTCAGTCTTCCTCCTGATGCCATCACTGCCACGATTTCCTTTCTTCTACTTGCCTGTCCAAGGATAAAAAGGCTCGAAAGTAAAGCAGAAAGCGGCATGAGATATGAAAGATATTTTGGAAAACCGTAAAAGGCATAGAGAGC
Above is a genomic segment from Nitrospirota bacterium containing:
- a CDS encoding LptF/LptG family permease, which codes for MKVKTSMPTITRYYLKGFLKLFLIIGIGLSFILSILELLEKLDELIRHAVSASDIALYAFYGFPKYLSYLMPLSALLSSLFILGQASRRKEIVAVMASGGRLKKLLLPFIFVGVLLSLIGFGLSEFIVPASLKKAKDIKVSKAKTLQPLFKEGTVWLRGEDGSIVRMNLYLPERELTKGISIFKIKEGSLKQRIEAEEAIYESGSWILKDVRVFDISDASTRRISSMRYPYLESPKSLMKEIKKPEEMAIVEHIRYVRKLNAAGIKNTKLTVDMNSKLSYPLINLFMLVIGISFSVRRGLHGLLSSAIGVLISLLYWFGFTMALSLGYAGILPAFVSAWSMPFIFSIASVYLFMTIPE